In Thermovirga sp., the following proteins share a genomic window:
- the tmk gene encoding dTMP kinase gives MKAGVFSIVTWKKAAAVPGQWGYSIVSDEGHPPGGLFITFEGIDGSGKSTLARFVFRELGEELGVDRLIMTYEPGGWDGGESLRAIILERDLKNVLTETLLFLADRTEHVERVIRPGLESGKVILCERYSDSTLAYQVFGKDFPRKIVEDISARAGFPKPDVTFWLDVPVKVAMERIVTRKGDPDRFEKDKLLLERIRIGYGAMGHEDPERFKKLDGTMDPEVLSNSVASTIMDLLKRKRGGGEIPWQEGEG, from the coding sequence ATGAAAGCTGGGGTGTTTTCTATCGTTACCTGGAAAAAGGCGGCGGCGGTACCGGGTCAGTGGGGGTATTCTATCGTTTCTGATGAAGGGCACCCCCCCGGAGGCCTCTTTATCACCTTTGAGGGGATCGACGGATCCGGGAAAAGTACACTGGCCAGGTTCGTCTTTCGAGAACTGGGAGAGGAACTGGGCGTGGACCGGTTGATCATGACCTATGAGCCCGGCGGCTGGGATGGAGGAGAGTCGCTGAGGGCGATCATCCTGGAGAGAGACCTCAAGAACGTCCTTACCGAGACACTTCTTTTCCTGGCCGATCGGACCGAACACGTGGAAAGGGTCATACGGCCAGGATTGGAATCGGGGAAGGTAATTCTCTGCGAAAGGTACTCCGACTCTACCCTGGCCTACCAGGTATTCGGCAAGGATTTTCCAAGGAAGATCGTGGAAGATATAAGTGCTCGTGCGGGTTTCCCAAAGCCCGATGTAACCTTCTGGCTCGACGTCCCCGTTAAAGTAGCCATGGAAAGGATCGTCACCAGAAAGGGTGATCCTGACAGGTTTGAGAAGGATAAATTGCTTCTTGAACGCATCAGGATCGGTTATGGAGCCATGGGACATGAGGACCCGGAAAGGTTCAAAAAGCTGGATGGCACCATGGATCCTGAAGTTCTGAGCAATTCCGTGGCATCAACCATTATGGATCTAT